From one Variovorax sp. PBL-H6 genomic stretch:
- a CDS encoding TetR/AcrR family transcriptional regulator → MASQRQKQADRVPRTRVDKFAERRAELGEAALQTLAALGYARTSLREIAQNSEFSHGVLHYYFSDKVDLIVCSVRQYKARCVTRYDRVTADAASYDEMMEGFLRALGNTLRDEAHMHRLWYDLRAQALFADAFRADVAAIDKSLENMVLRVMRRFSALAEVPLALSPSVLYALFDGLFQHYLLRHLSGSEDAVEELRADARSAIDTLFGVTAHAE, encoded by the coding sequence ATGGCTTCACAACGACAAAAGCAGGCGGATCGTGTGCCGCGCACGCGCGTGGACAAGTTCGCCGAACGGCGCGCCGAACTCGGCGAGGCCGCGCTGCAGACGCTGGCCGCGTTGGGCTATGCCCGCACCAGCCTGCGCGAGATCGCTCAGAACTCGGAGTTCTCGCATGGCGTGCTTCACTACTACTTCAGCGACAAGGTCGACCTGATTGTCTGCAGCGTGCGCCAGTACAAGGCGCGGTGCGTCACCCGATACGACCGCGTGACCGCGGATGCCGCCAGTTACGACGAGATGATGGAAGGCTTCCTGCGCGCCCTGGGCAACACCCTGCGCGACGAGGCGCACATGCACCGGCTGTGGTACGACCTGCGCGCCCAGGCGCTGTTCGCGGACGCCTTTCGCGCCGACGTGGCCGCCATCGACAAGAGCCTGGAGAACATGGTCCTGCGCGTCATGCGGCGCTTTTCGGCGCTGGCAGAGGTGCCGCTGGCGTTGTCGCCGTCGGTGCTCTACGCCTTGTTCGATGGGCTGTTCCAGCATTACCTGCTGCGTCACCTGTCGGGCAGCGAGGATGCCGTCGAGGAATTGCGGGCGGATGCGCGCAGCGCGATCGACACGCTGTTCGGCGTAACCGCACACGCCGAGTAG